The genomic interval GAAGCGGGAGCAGGACCCCGACATCCACCGCCGGGCCCGCATCCTCCTCTACGTGGCGGTCGGGGCGTTCGTCCTCCTCCTGGGCCGGCTCTACTGGCTCCAGGTGGCGCGGTTCGACCAGTACCGGGAGCTGTCGGAGAACAACCGGCTCCGGCTCCGCACGATCCGGGCGCCGCGGGGGCTGATCCTCGACCGGAAGGGGCGGGCGATCGCGGAAACCCAGGGGTCGTTCGACCTGGTCTGCTCACCCGTGGACGTCAAGGATCTCGCCGGGGAGATCCGGCTGCTGTCGGAGATCGTGGAGTTCGACGCCGACCTGGAGGAGATCCGGGAGAAGATCCGCAAGGCGACGAAGGCGAATCCGTTCAGCGGGATCACCGTGGCGAGGGACCTGCGGTACGAGCAGGTATCCGTCATCGAGTTCAACCGGGAGAACCTGCCCGGCTTCTCCGTGCTCGTCGAGGCGAAGCGCAGCTACCCGTTCGGGGAGGCGTTCGCGCACGTCCTGGGGTACGTCGGCGAGGCGAGTCCGGAGGAGCTCGACGAGTCGGAGGGCGGGCGCCTGGCGATGGGGGACCTGGTCGGCAAGTACGGGCTGGAACGGTTGATGGACAACGTCCTGCGCGGGGTGAACGGCGGCAGGAAGGTGGAGGTCGACGCGGCGGGCCG from Deltaproteobacteria bacterium carries:
- a CDS encoding penicillin-binding protein 2 — protein: MTRRIRKREQDPDIHRRARILLYVAVGAFVLLLGRLYWLQVARFDQYRELSENNRLRLRTIRAPRGLILDRKGRAIAETQGSFDLVCSPVDVKDLAGEIRLLSEIVEFDADLEEIREKIRKATKANPFSGITVARDLRYEQVSVIEFNRENLPGFSVLVEAKRSYPFGEAFAHVLGYVGEASPEELDESEGGRLAMGDLVGKYGLERLMDNVLRGVNGGRKVEVDAAGR